A single window of Gossypium arboreum isolate Shixiya-1 chromosome 13, ASM2569848v2, whole genome shotgun sequence DNA harbors:
- the LOC108461206 gene encoding 2-oxoglutarate-Fe(II) type oxidoreductase hxnY-like isoform X2: MENQCQNGNETLLKVSTLNCIDLSNPDIHQSVSLLKQACLDCGFFYVVNHGISQEFMDEVFGQSKSFFELPLNEKMKVLRNEKHRGYTPVLDELLDPDNQVHGDYKEGYYIGVEVPEDDPEAEKPFYGPNVWPEDGLLPGWRQTMERFHHQALEVAKAVARIIALALGLEVDFFDKPEMLGKPIATLRLLHYGGQVSDPSKGIYGAGAHSDYGLITLLATDAVMGLQICKDKDAKPQIWEYVAPVKGAFIVNLGDMLERWSNCIFKSTLHRVLGNGQERYSIAYFVEPSHDCLVECLPTCKSENNPPKFPPIYCATYLSQRYKDTHAELSLYEKHQT, translated from the exons atggagAATCAGTGCCAGAATGGAAATGAAACTCTTCTCAAAGTGTCAACTCTCAATTGCATCGATCTTTCTAATCCTGATATTCATCAATCTGTCTCTTTACTAAAGCAG GCTTGTTTAGATTGTGGGTTTTTCTATGTGGTAAACCATGGGATAAGCCAGGAATTCATGGATGAAGTATTTGGTCAAAGCAAGAGCTTTTTTGAATTGCCATTAAATGAGAAAATGAAAGTTTTGAGGAATGAAAAACACAGAGGATACACCCCAGTGCTTGATGAGCTTCTTGACCCTGATAATCAAGTTCATG GAGACTACAAAGAGGGGTATTACATAGGTGTGGAAGTACCCGAAGATGATCCTGAAGCGGAGAAGCCGTTTTATGGACCAAATGTTTGGCCTGAAGATG GTCTTTTGCCTGGATGGAGGCAAACTATGGAAAGATTCCATCACCAGGcatt GGAGGTGGCAAAAGCAGTTGCAAGGATCATAGCGCTTGCACTTGGCTTAGAGGTTGATTTTTTTGATAAGCCTGAGATGCTCGGGAAGCCTATTGCCACCTTGCGGTTACTACACTATGGAG GTCAAGTTTCTGATCCATCAAAAGGAATATATGGAGCTGGAGCACATTCTGATTATGGATTGATTACGCTTTTGGCAACAGATGCTGTGATGGGTCTGCAA ATATGCAAAGATAAAGATGCAAAACCTCAGATATGGGAGTATGTAGCACCGGTAAAAGG AGCTTTTATAGTCAATCTTGGGGACATGCTTGAACGCTGGAGCAACTGTATATTCAA GTCCACTTTGCACCGAGTTTTGGGGAATGGTCAGGAGAGATATTCT ATTGCATACTTTGTTGAGCCGAGTCATGACTGTCTTGTCGAATGTTTACCCACTTGCAAGTCCGAAAACAATCCTCCCAA GTTTCCACCGATCTATTGTGCAACGTACCTGAGCCAACGATACAAGGACACTCATGCTGAGTTAAGCTTATACGAGAAACATCAAACTTGA
- the LOC108461206 gene encoding 2-oxoglutarate-Fe(II) type oxidoreductase hxnY-like isoform X1, which yields MENQCQNGNETLLKVSTLNCIDLSNPDIHQSVSLLKQACLDCGFFYVVNHGISQEFMDEVFGQSKSFFELPLNEKMKVLRNEKHRGYTPVLDELLDPDNQVHVGDYKEGYYIGVEVPEDDPEAEKPFYGPNVWPEDGLLPGWRQTMERFHHQALEVAKAVARIIALALGLEVDFFDKPEMLGKPIATLRLLHYGGQVSDPSKGIYGAGAHSDYGLITLLATDAVMGLQICKDKDAKPQIWEYVAPVKGAFIVNLGDMLERWSNCIFKSTLHRVLGNGQERYSIAYFVEPSHDCLVECLPTCKSENNPPKFPPIYCATYLSQRYKDTHAELSLYEKHQT from the exons atggagAATCAGTGCCAGAATGGAAATGAAACTCTTCTCAAAGTGTCAACTCTCAATTGCATCGATCTTTCTAATCCTGATATTCATCAATCTGTCTCTTTACTAAAGCAG GCTTGTTTAGATTGTGGGTTTTTCTATGTGGTAAACCATGGGATAAGCCAGGAATTCATGGATGAAGTATTTGGTCAAAGCAAGAGCTTTTTTGAATTGCCATTAAATGAGAAAATGAAAGTTTTGAGGAATGAAAAACACAGAGGATACACCCCAGTGCTTGATGAGCTTCTTGACCCTGATAATCAAGTTCATG TAGGAGACTACAAAGAGGGGTATTACATAGGTGTGGAAGTACCCGAAGATGATCCTGAAGCGGAGAAGCCGTTTTATGGACCAAATGTTTGGCCTGAAGATG GTCTTTTGCCTGGATGGAGGCAAACTATGGAAAGATTCCATCACCAGGcatt GGAGGTGGCAAAAGCAGTTGCAAGGATCATAGCGCTTGCACTTGGCTTAGAGGTTGATTTTTTTGATAAGCCTGAGATGCTCGGGAAGCCTATTGCCACCTTGCGGTTACTACACTATGGAG GTCAAGTTTCTGATCCATCAAAAGGAATATATGGAGCTGGAGCACATTCTGATTATGGATTGATTACGCTTTTGGCAACAGATGCTGTGATGGGTCTGCAA ATATGCAAAGATAAAGATGCAAAACCTCAGATATGGGAGTATGTAGCACCGGTAAAAGG AGCTTTTATAGTCAATCTTGGGGACATGCTTGAACGCTGGAGCAACTGTATATTCAA GTCCACTTTGCACCGAGTTTTGGGGAATGGTCAGGAGAGATATTCT ATTGCATACTTTGTTGAGCCGAGTCATGACTGTCTTGTCGAATGTTTACCCACTTGCAAGTCCGAAAACAATCCTCCCAA GTTTCCACCGATCTATTGTGCAACGTACCTGAGCCAACGATACAAGGACACTCATGCTGAGTTAAGCTTATACGAGAAACATCAAACTTGA
- the LOC108461206 gene encoding 2-oxoglutarate-Fe(II) type oxidoreductase hxnY-like isoform X3 produces the protein MKNTEDTPQCLMSFLTLIIKFMVVGDYKEGYYIGVEVPEDDPEAEKPFYGPNVWPEDGLLPGWRQTMERFHHQALEVAKAVARIIALALGLEVDFFDKPEMLGKPIATLRLLHYGGQVSDPSKGIYGAGAHSDYGLITLLATDAVMGLQICKDKDAKPQIWEYVAPVKGAFIVNLGDMLERWSNCIFKSTLHRVLGNGQERYSIAYFVEPSHDCLVECLPTCKSENNPPKFPPIYCATYLSQRYKDTHAELSLYEKHQT, from the exons ATGAAAAACACAGAGGATACACCCCAGTGCTTGATGAGCTTCTTGACCCTGATAATCAAGTTCATG GTAGTAGGAGACTACAAAGAGGGGTATTACATAGGTGTGGAAGTACCCGAAGATGATCCTGAAGCGGAGAAGCCGTTTTATGGACCAAATGTTTGGCCTGAAGATG GTCTTTTGCCTGGATGGAGGCAAACTATGGAAAGATTCCATCACCAGGcatt GGAGGTGGCAAAAGCAGTTGCAAGGATCATAGCGCTTGCACTTGGCTTAGAGGTTGATTTTTTTGATAAGCCTGAGATGCTCGGGAAGCCTATTGCCACCTTGCGGTTACTACACTATGGAG GTCAAGTTTCTGATCCATCAAAAGGAATATATGGAGCTGGAGCACATTCTGATTATGGATTGATTACGCTTTTGGCAACAGATGCTGTGATGGGTCTGCAA ATATGCAAAGATAAAGATGCAAAACCTCAGATATGGGAGTATGTAGCACCGGTAAAAGG AGCTTTTATAGTCAATCTTGGGGACATGCTTGAACGCTGGAGCAACTGTATATTCAA GTCCACTTTGCACCGAGTTTTGGGGAATGGTCAGGAGAGATATTCT ATTGCATACTTTGTTGAGCCGAGTCATGACTGTCTTGTCGAATGTTTACCCACTTGCAAGTCCGAAAACAATCCTCCCAA GTTTCCACCGATCTATTGTGCAACGTACCTGAGCCAACGATACAAGGACACTCATGCTGAGTTAAGCTTATACGAGAAACATCAAACTTGA